CAAAATACCGCATTTTAGGCGGACTTTTGCAGAGCATGAATATCCAATTTGGTAACTTTATAGAAGTGCTAATGAAAAACTTAATCGCCAAAGAAGCACGCTATGAAATTTTGGGATTCAGCGGACAAAGAAAAAATACATTTGCTTTAACTCAAACAAATGAAACTCTTATCGACCACTACATTACGGTATGTCAAATAAAAAATTTAGACCTTGAGAGTGCTTTTAAGCAACTTTGCACCCAAATTTTTATCAATAACCAAAGAGAAGATAATCTCATTAGATTTACCCACGACATTGACCTGCTCTTTAAAGACAAAGAGAGTCAGAAAATTTATTATTTAGAAATTAAATACAATGACGACCACGATACGGGTAAATTTGTGGATATTAACCGCAAATTCATTAAAACTTACGCCTATTTGTTGCGTGCCTTGTCTGTAACAACGCCAGATGCGCTTGTGCCTATTTTGTTTTACTTTACCAATAAGAAAATGAAGGGCAATATTTATATTCCCGAACATAGCCACATCTACCGAGGACAACGCTTTTTCGATGCATTTTTAAACACAAGCTACACAGATCTAGAAACCTATTTAGCGAGCTTTTGTAACAGTGATGAGAACATTAAAGCCTTTGACGCGCTTTACTCCAGAATCCGTAGCTCAAGTCATTAAAATCTAAGTGCCAAAACCTGGTTAAGTGAGAGGTTGTGTTTTATTAGATAAATTGTTAGTTAGAGGGTTTCTCGAGGTATAGATGCATTTTTACACCTCTTAACGAAGAAATGACCCAATAAAAGACGCAAAGAGTGATAGCAGGAAAGGACTTTTGCCTAAAATCTTTGGCGCAAAAATATTTTTGTGGCAACCGCTGTGGCAAGGGCGAAATCACCAGCGAACAGGCGATCGAGAAGTTGCATGAAAACTCTCTATCCACCATTGCGGGTATTATCTTTGCCGCTGCTGGTGAAGGGCTATTGATGGGGGCACTTACAAGTCTTGGTGTGGTTCTTGGACCTATAGGGGTGGCTGTGAGCGGTTTCATAGGCGCAACTTTAGCTTACATGGCAGGCTCGGCGGTGGGGCAGAAAATCGCTTCAGGCTCTAAGTCCATTGTTTCTAGCGCGGTGAGTGGGATCAAGTCCGCTATCAGTGCTGTAGGCAATGCGGTTAAATCTGTGGCGAGCGGAATTAAGTCGGTCTTTAGTGCAGTGGTGGTGGCGTTTAGTTAAAGCTTGATTAAAAATGCGGGCGCGTTCGCACCGCGTAGGGGCGCATTTTTAGGGTCAGCATTCTTGTGCATTTCTTTAAATGTGTTAAAATTGAGAACTTTAAAGAGGTGAGAGATGAGGCGTTTAGGGGTGCTTTGGGGTTTTGGGGTCTGTGGTTTGTATGCGCAGGGAGCAGAGGGTTTTTTTAATGCCATTGAAGAGCAATTAAAGAGTAACACCGCTAAGGGGATTTTGATGTTGATCTTCATTGGGATCGCCTTTTATGTATGGCGCAATTTAGATCGTTGGCGCGAAATTTTCTTCACTATCTTGGGTGTGGTGCTTGGGATCATGCTCTTTTTTAAAGCCCCTGCTTTGGCCTCGTGGTTTATGGGGTTATTTTGATGAGCTTTGGTTACCCTGTGTTGGTGGTTTCTGTGCCCAACCTCAAGGAAATCTCTACGAAAGATAAATTTCTTTGGTTGAACGCCAAATCTTGGATTTTAGCGATCTTTATCCCCTTTGTGCTCTTGCCATGGCTGGGTATCCTCTATAGCTTGCTCCTATATGGAGGGTTTTTAACATTCTTTAGTGTTTTAGAATTTTTTGATGAAGACATTGCAGACATTTTGATCGCTCACTCTCAGATCAAAACTCCTAGCGATGATTTTTACGCCTAAGCGTTCAAATTTCTAAGTTTTTATTAAAAATTATACACATAATTAAAATACGCCGAAGCATTACGCCTAAAACCTATTTGTTGCTTGTAAGTGCCCATCTCTGCGTAATTTGTCACTGTAGTGGCGTAGTAGTTTAAAATAGGCAATAAGGGAATGCGCGTCCCCATCTCAAAACCATTGTGTTTTCCAAGATTGATTCTAAAGCCGAAGGTCAAAGGTAATTGAAAATAACTCTGCTTCCTCTGTAGTTTACAGGCACTATTATTATCACAAGTATTTACAATCGTTGTTAATGCCGTGTTTTTAGCTCCCCATGAACTTCCCACTAGCATCAGCCCTAAAAAGAGTCCGCTCGTGGTGTTTTGATCGCTACTTTCAAAGAAGTTATACAGACCATCTACACCCACCCCATAGATAAAATTATTCATACTATTTGTTTTGCCTTGACCTCCTCCATTGTAGCTAAAACTACCATAATAACGCACGCCCCAACGCTTCGCCCCGCCAAAGAATTGCTTATAGCCCGCCTGTATATTGAATCCATAGAGATTAGAGCGGGTGTAGCTGTGTTGCATGGTGGGGAGATATTTTTTAATGGTACGGGTGTAATGGCCTACAAACTCTGAACGATGCTCTTTGTAATACTTACTTAAAACTTCTTGAGTGGCTTTAGCAAGGACAGAAACTTGGCTTGAAACTTGCTGGATGGTTGAATCAATATGCTGTCTTTGATGCATCTGTTTTACCACAAGATTCCCATTAGAGACGCTTGTGAGTGCGTTGACTAACGCAGTAGTTAGAGTGTTGGCCGCATTTTCTAAATTGAGAATTTGGGCTTGTAAACTAGGAATAGTAGTGCTACCTCCTTGAGGAAATGAGAGGCCCACTTGATCAAAACCCAAAGCTTCTGCTGCTTGTCGGCTAGTTGTCTCAAAGGTCCAAAAAGCGCTCTGAAGCTGAGAGAACTGGATTTGATTAAGCCTATATAGATTGCGATACAGCTCCACTTGTCGAGTCGCTACCCCTAAATTACCTAACATGCCTCCTATAACTTGATTGGGCGCGTTAGGAATTTTTGTATTGGCACTTTCAATAGTGTAGGCCACCCATTTGGGAATGAGTTGCTCTTCAGCTTGCTCATACCCTGTTTTAGCTGCATTGATGTCAGTTTTTCCATCCCAATCCACTAAGGTTTTTAGGTTTTGTATGCGCTTTGTAGCTGGGTTGTCGTTGTTTTGATTGGTAAATTTGACATCAGTCGCACTTGGTGCTAACCAGTTGGTCCCTATAGGTGAGGGAAACGCTTGATCAAGCCTGACGGTTTTATATGGGGTCTGCACAACCTGAGTGCCTACCTTGCTAGTTGCATTGTCTTGAGTGATATTAGAATACTGGAATCCTACTTGTGCGTAAAATCCGTCACTTTCTGCATGCAAACCTTCCAATAATACTATTAAAGCCTTTAGTAATACTCGTATCTGCATTCTCTACATCCTCAAAACAAATAAACATAAGAGGCGATCCAATAAAAAGCGCGCAGGCTAACAGAGGGGTTTTTAATAGACCATACTTCTCCAAAGGGAAATTTTAACCCTAATTCCACGCGGTGCTGTTGCTCTAGTGTGCCTCCTAGCCCAAAATCCAGCACAGCGTTATAGCCCATGAAACTGCGTGCTTGAATAGAGCTATTTAAAGTCATTGCGCTTTGAAAGTAGCCAAATCCAATATCTGCATAGACTCCAATGAGCATTTTCTTAGAGAGGCGGTAAAAATCGTTG
This portion of the Helicobacter felis ATCC 49179 genome encodes:
- a CDS encoding TrbC/VirB2 family protein; this encodes MRRLGVLWGFGVCGLYAQGAEGFFNAIEEQLKSNTAKGILMLIFIGIAFYVWRNLDRWREIFFTILGVVLGIMLFFKAPALASWFMGLF
- a CDS encoding HinfI family type II restriction enzyme, with the translated sequence MHNDYQALIYASVQEILKNCLDSKITQLMQIHSQKLHFIPTKYRILGGLLQSMNIQFGNFIEVLMKNLIAKEARYEILGFSGQRKNTFALTQTNETLIDHYITVCQIKNLDLESAFKQLCTQIFINNQREDNLIRFTHDIDLLFKDKESQKIYYLEIKYNDDHDTGKFVDINRKFIKTYAYLLRALSVTTPDALVPILFYFTNKKMKGNIYIPEHSHIYRGQRFFDAFLNTSYTDLETYLASFCNSDENIKAFDALYSRIRSSSH
- a CDS encoding outer membrane protein, giving the protein MHAESDGFYAQVGFQYSNITQDNATSKVGTQVVQTPYKTVRLDQAFPSPIGTNWLAPSATDVKFTNQNNDNPATKRIQNLKTLVDWDGKTDINAAKTGYEQAEEQLIPKWVAYTIESANTKIPNAPNQVIGGMLGNLGVATRQVELYRNLYRLNQIQFSQLQSAFWTFETTSRQAAEALGFDQVGLSFPQGGSTTIPSLQAQILNLENAANTLTTALVNALTSVSNGNLVVKQMHQRQHIDSTIQQVSSQVSVLAKATQEVLSKYYKEHRSEFVGHYTRTIKKYLPTMQHSYTRSNLYGFNIQAGYKQFFGGAKRWGVRYYGSFSYNGGGQGKTNSMNNFIYGVGVDGLYNFFESSDQNTTSGLFLGLMLVGSSWGAKNTALTTIVNTCDNNSACKLQRKQSYFQLPLTFGFRINLGKHNGFEMGTRIPLLPILNYYATTVTNYAEMGTYKQQIGFRRNASAYFNYVYNF